A stretch of Oncorhynchus mykiss isolate Arlee chromosome 14, USDA_OmykA_1.1, whole genome shotgun sequence DNA encodes these proteins:
- the ccdc69 gene encoding coiled-coil domain-containing protein 69 isoform X2, producing MGCSHSKRKNKAKEEKTVKEVNNYQDGVGKVPLEELNVGLETEKQLGQYEWQLKILREVLSASGTQEREELLKDPTQGELCALVHNIIEKVETETAADLTVLYVEKSQRTAEQHERQLEEWQMIQSDETKLLTETHQAAERTLKEEVEELTTELHVYNQLKKRVDESTFKKDLQRNIQAHGSPGPFWEREQESLLFVIEMKSERIQAQGNKLLQMQVLVEKNLSLEDQVINVLQNNEDLRVRIDNHQSLLQQLSKEHQDLQGALDRQAGLCQRLTQEKEQLMFKLKHRDSCPTFPSFPIVSEISPQLIRTGQSGLPRS from the exons GTAAAGTCCCTCTGGAGGAGCTGAACGTGGGTCTAGAAACGGAGAAGCAGCTGGGTCAGTATGAGTGGCAGCTGAAAATCCTACGGGAGGTGCTGTCTGCCTCCGGGAcccaggagagggaggagctaCTAAAAGACCCAACCCAAGGAGAGCTCTGTGCCCTGGTCCACAACATCATTGAGAAG GTGGAAACAGAGACAGCTGCTGACCTGACTGTTCTCTACGTGGAGAAGAGCCAGAGGACCGCAGAGCAGCACGAGAGACAGCTGGAAG AATGGCAGATGATACAGAGTGACGAGACAAAACTACTAACAGAGACCCACCAGGCAGCTGAGAGAACGTTgaag gaggaggtagaggagctGACTACAGAGCTACACGTGTACAATCAGTTAAAGAAGAGAGTTGACGAGTCTACCTTCAAGAAGGACCTGCAGCGGAACATTcag gCCCACGGCAGTCCTGGGCCATTCTGGGAGCGGGAGCAGGAGAGTCTGCTGTTTGTCATTGAGATGAAGAGTGAACGTATTCAGGCGCAGGGGAACAAACTGCTACAGATGCAGGTTCTG GTGGAGAAGAATCTGTCTCTAGAAGACCAGGTCATAAATGTTCTACAGAACAATGAGGACCTGAGGGTTCGTATCGACAACCATCAAAGCCTTCTACA GCAGCTCTCCAAGGAGCACCAGGACCTCCAAGGGGcgttagacaggcaggcaggtctCTGTCAGAGGCTCACCCAGGAGAAAGAGCAACTCATGTTTAAACTGAAGCACAGAGACTCCTGTCCTACCTTCCCATCCTTCCCCATAGTGTCTGAGATCTCCCCCCAGCTGATCCGAACAGGACAGTCAGGGTTACCTCGATCTTAA
- the ccdc69 gene encoding coiled-coil domain-containing protein 69 isoform X1, with protein MGCSHSKRKNKAKEEKTVKEVNNYQDGVGKVPLEELNVGLETEKQLGQYEWQLKILREVLSASGTQEREELLKDPTQGELCALVHNIIEKFCGRTARTTGPAEKVETETAADLTVLYVEKSQRTAEQHERQLEEWQMIQSDETKLLTETHQAAERTLKEEVEELTTELHVYNQLKKRVDESTFKKDLQRNIQAHGSPGPFWEREQESLLFVIEMKSERIQAQGNKLLQMQVLVEKNLSLEDQVINVLQNNEDLRVRIDNHQSLLQQLSKEHQDLQGALDRQAGLCQRLTQEKEQLMFKLKHRDSCPTFPSFPIVSEISPQLIRTGQSGLPRS; from the exons GTAAAGTCCCTCTGGAGGAGCTGAACGTGGGTCTAGAAACGGAGAAGCAGCTGGGTCAGTATGAGTGGCAGCTGAAAATCCTACGGGAGGTGCTGTCTGCCTCCGGGAcccaggagagggaggagctaCTAAAAGACCCAACCCAAGGAGAGCTCTGTGCCCTGGTCCACAACATCATTGAGAAG TTTTGTGGCAGAACGGCAAGGACCACCGGCCCTGCTGAGAAG GTGGAAACAGAGACAGCTGCTGACCTGACTGTTCTCTACGTGGAGAAGAGCCAGAGGACCGCAGAGCAGCACGAGAGACAGCTGGAAG AATGGCAGATGATACAGAGTGACGAGACAAAACTACTAACAGAGACCCACCAGGCAGCTGAGAGAACGTTgaag gaggaggtagaggagctGACTACAGAGCTACACGTGTACAATCAGTTAAAGAAGAGAGTTGACGAGTCTACCTTCAAGAAGGACCTGCAGCGGAACATTcag gCCCACGGCAGTCCTGGGCCATTCTGGGAGCGGGAGCAGGAGAGTCTGCTGTTTGTCATTGAGATGAAGAGTGAACGTATTCAGGCGCAGGGGAACAAACTGCTACAGATGCAGGTTCTG GTGGAGAAGAATCTGTCTCTAGAAGACCAGGTCATAAATGTTCTACAGAACAATGAGGACCTGAGGGTTCGTATCGACAACCATCAAAGCCTTCTACA GCAGCTCTCCAAGGAGCACCAGGACCTCCAAGGGGcgttagacaggcaggcaggtctCTGTCAGAGGCTCACCCAGGAGAAAGAGCAACTCATGTTTAAACTGAAGCACAGAGACTCCTGTCCTACCTTCCCATCCTTCCCCATAGTGTCTGAGATCTCCCCCCAGCTGATCCGAACAGGACAGTCAGGGTTACCTCGATCTTAA